A stretch of Opitutaceae bacterium DNA encodes these proteins:
- a CDS encoding NAD(P)H-dependent oxidoreductase subunit E has protein sequence MTTASLHYPITDPEAAKVEVSRYVDKWRDQEGNLIMILHAIQDEHGYVPREISMALARELGVNLARIYEVITFYHYFKLVPPGKHNVAVCIGTACYLKGSANVLAEMETCLGIREGETTENREFHLETVRCIGCCGMSPAMTVDGKTHGRVRSADVAAIVEAARKKEENP, from the coding sequence ATGACAACGGCATCGTTGCATTATCCGATAACCGATCCCGAGGCCGCCAAAGTGGAGGTGTCGAGGTATGTCGACAAGTGGAGGGACCAGGAGGGAAACCTCATCATGATCCTCCACGCGATCCAGGACGAGCACGGGTATGTTCCACGGGAGATCTCGATGGCACTGGCCCGGGAACTGGGCGTCAATCTCGCCCGGATCTACGAGGTCATCACCTTCTATCACTATTTCAAGCTGGTCCCGCCGGGGAAGCACAATGTGGCCGTCTGCATCGGCACGGCCTGTTACCTGAAAGGGTCGGCCAATGTGCTGGCGGAGATGGAAACCTGTCTGGGTATCCGGGAAGGCGAGACGACGGAGAATCGCGAATTTCATCTGGAAACCGTCCGTTGCATCGGTTGCTGCGGCATGTCGCCGGCCATGACGGTTGACGGCAAGACCCATGGTCGTGTCCGCAGTGCGGATGTGGCCGCGATTGTGGAGGCGGCGCGGAAGAAGGAGGAGAACCCATGA